From the genome of Rhinoderma darwinii isolate aRhiDar2 chromosome 1, aRhiDar2.hap1, whole genome shotgun sequence:
caaatttaagttttattgcaacaaaagatggtaaagttgaggtggaaagcgacttggtaaagacgtttcggccgaacctcggcctttgtcacggtcgctaaaatgataaagaataaaatgcttttacaaagttggcaataaaatttacaaaaatacagtatgaacaaatgaaaataataatatgaaaataacatatatagatgagttctctgtttacatgaaattatatagcgctgtcacctcagatatacacagagaacaattattatacattataaggaaaaataaaaatattttaatactgaACTGTATAAAGAAAATTGCGTGATCAATTAGCGGAACACGTAACACAAGAATTAAGGAAATCATAATCATCTATGAAAGAATAAGTCATAATGATCTATAAAAACAAGACTAGGGGCTGAATAGTCAGAACAAAATTAAGTTAAATATGCTCAAGGAGGATCTAGCAGTATATAACTGTATGTGGCATAAACAATCTGGAAACCTCTGATGGTGATGCAATACCTAGGTTACATATATTGATTTAGTTTTGTTATTGTGGTGGGGAGAGGAAAGAGTCCTCActgtagaccataccataaagtaccggtaGAAAATAAAGGATAGTGTGGAAAGGAACAAACACTAGAGGATAAACTAAAGggagaaagtaagaggaaagacatgtgctgctgtacctgtaagacgatatcactggtatgggttgtccgccggatattccctgtgtgtcTGTGCTATGTGAGTTGCGTCTGTGTTTATACCAGACCAACCGGAACTGATGTCAGTGGTACAGCCAGAGCCGTCTAACAGCtgatatgtgagtgcagtgaatATTCATGAGGTAATTATAGCAAGGGACCGTGAAAAAGAAACCTTCTGGGAGTATTGACAGAGCCATCTAGCTGCtgatatgtgagtgcagtgaatattcatgaggtaattatagtaagggACCGTGGAGAAAGAGAGCAAAGGGACCTAGCAGCTGATGTGAGTGCAATGAATATTCCTGAGGTTATTATAGTAAGAATGTgtgttagtgtgtatatatatatatatatatatatatatatatatatatatatatatatatgtgagtggcATGTAATGAAGGAATGCAACTATATAGAGAAGTATGTTGACAGAAACTGATTGGACGCTATCTAGTTGCCATGACAACGAACCAGAGAAGGAAAGGGACCGTATGTCTGAAGGTATAGATGATCTCAGCCCATGTGTATGGGATGTCAATGTAAGGATAGATGTAGGAACGGTATAGAAGGTGATAGTAGTCATGGCAACATGGAGAGAagggaaaattagaaaaattagaaaaaattttgaaaaaataaaaaataaaaatcagaaaaaatatatatgtataaaaatgaagGAATAAAGATGAGATTTGACAGCCGGTTTTAGGGTACTTTTACCTGGTCCATGTGGATGTGTTTTTTCTCTAGCGTGTCTAGAAACAGAAAAGACAACAAGTTAGAATATGCAAGTCAAACAAGATATAGGAACTGGCATTAATACATGAACTGCACAGAAGATAATAGGGTTTCGTATCAATTCATTAGGTCAAATTCCCTATTGAGACCCCTGGGACTTAAGGTTTGTAATGTATGTATCCAGTAGGATTCCCGTTCCTTAAGTAAATGTATGTGGTTGCCACCTCTACGTGGTTGAGGAACGTGTTCAATTATCTGGAACTGAAATTGGGAAAGTTGATGATTagccttactgaagtggtctggtAATGGTAACCAGTTTTTGTTACAGCGGATAGTAGATTTGTGGCTTGTTATGCGATCCCTAATGTGTTGTGTGGTTTCGCCCACATATATTAGCCCACACGGGCACTTTACCAGGTAtaccacaaaattggtatcacatgTATAGAAGCCTTTTATGGGAAAAGATTTATTAGTGTGGGGATGCTGGAACCGATCACCCTTGATAACGTTGGAGCAGCATGAGCAATGGAGGCATGGGAAAGTTCCATTATGTCTGGGTCGTAAGAAAGTTTGTCTGGGCAATTTAGTGTTGCTGCCAATGTCTGCTCTAACCAATCTATCCCTGAAATTGGGTGGGCGTTTGAGGCACATCATCGCAGGCGACTTAAATTCTTGAATGGTCGGGTAGGCTGTACTGAGGTGGTGCCAATGTTTTCTAATAATTTGTTGGAATTTTGGAACCAAAGGGTGATATGTATGTACAAACGGAATTCTATTTAGTTTAGTGTTGTTGCGGGTGGTACAAGGTGTGTGATCTTCTTGAATCGTATTATGCAGTTCTTGTTGAAGTATCCGTGAAGGATAACCTCTGTCTTTGAATTTGTCAGTCATTTCTTGTAATCTAGTGTGTCGTGTTGTCTCATCTGTTACAATCCTAGAGATGCGTTTATATTGAGATTTAGGAAGTGAGGTTTTAGTTTTATACGGATGGTTACTCTGGAAATGGAGCAGgccatttctgtctgtgggtttggTATATAGATCGACAACTAGATGGCCAGTGTTATTTTTCTTAACCAACGTGTCCAGGAAGCTTATCTCCTGTGAACTCAGATTTAATGTAAATTGTAGACCCTCACGTATGGTGTTAATTTCCTGGACAAAATCTATGGCAGATTGTTCAGTACCTTTCCATATGCAaaatatgtcatctatatatcgatGCCAGCAGATTGCATTATCCCTGAATCTAGGATTGGTGTAAATGTGGGTAGATTCGAATTCTGCCATGTAGGCATTGGCATATGGAGGAGCCATGTTAGAACCCATAGCAGTGCCATTGATCTGTTTATAAAAGTTGTCCCCAAATAAGAAATAATTCTCATTCAGAATTAATTCGAGTAGTTCTAAACATAATGATTTGGAATTCATGGACATATCGGTAGTGTCCAGGAGGCTACTTGTGGCTGCTAGGCCATCTTGATGTGTGATGGATGTGTATAAGCTATTGACATCCAATGTAATTAGGAGGCTAGTAGGCTCAATCTGATGTAGACTTTTAATAATCTGTAAAAAATGGCTGGTGTCCAGGAGAAATGATTTGGTTTTTTTAATGAGGGGAgtcaatattttttctaaaaagatgGCTAATGGGGATGAAATAGAGTCGGTGGAGGCAACTATTGGTCGACCAGGGGGATTGATTAAAGACTTGTGAATTTTTGGTAGGACATAAAATACGGGAGTTATTGGAAACGGATTCTGTAAAAATTTGTGTGTTTTGTGATCAATTGTATTAATATCAAGGTGATGATCAATGATGGAGTTGATTTTATGGCGTATATCGGAAATAGGGTCTCTTGGTATTTTGAGGTAGGTGTTACTATCAGTAAGTTGGCGATTGATTTCAGAGACATAATTATTATAATCAAGTATTACAATGGCCCCTCCCTTATCGGCTGGTTTAATTATGATTTCCCGGTTATGTTGTAAATCCCTTAAGGATGTCCTTTCTTCAGTGGACAAATTTTTTTGATGGGGATAGTAGCCCAAATTGTAATCGTGCAAGACGACATCAATGTCTCTTTGTACAAGTTCAATCACCGATTCTGTAGCGTGGTAGATTTTGGGGGGAGCAAAATTGCTTTTGCTACGGAGGCCCAAATTAGAAATAGAAATTTCTGAGCACACGTCTCTAGGCTGTTGGGAAGTGGATAGATCAGTAAGTCCAAAGTGTGTCTTGAGTCGTAATGATCTGTAAAAGTAGTTCAATTCCTGCTGGAGAATGAACGTATTACAGGGGGCGGTGGGGCAGAAGGACAAGCCTTTCTGTAAGACTGACAGTTCTGTTGGCGTAAGGGAATGAGAGGAGAGATTGACGACCAGGTGGTTCTTCCTACCTGGGACCTCGTCTGTATGTTGGTGTCTCGACCTCGTCCATCTCCTCCCCGCCCGCCTGGTGGTCCGTTTCGGCCTCTCCGATTGCCTAAAAAACGTGGAGGACGTCGACCAATAGAGGAGTCGCTGCCAGAACTGGAGAAATTTTCTGTTTGttgtcgtggttggcgccatgaATTTGCGTAAGTTGACGACTCGTTCCATCGGTAAACCCTGTTGTTATCGTAATCCGTTGCGTCCCTCTGGAATTTATCGCGTTTTCTTAGTTGTATGGTCTTAGAAAAGTCGTTGATGGCAATGTCGGTACGTGTTTTCAGATTCTCCCATTCACTGGGGCTTAGAGTTGCTGATAGTTGATTTTCCAAAGCCTTGATTTTAATATCGGATTCTGAAATTCTGGTTTGTAGATGAGAAATAGTAAGTAGAATCAAATCCAGTGAGCATTTGTTTAAGATCCTCTGGAATTGTTGACAGTATTCTTCATCGTCAGAAAAGAGGGTTGGTCGAAGGTGACTCCTGAGGCCACGTGGTATTCTCTCCAATCTATGATATTCCGCCAGAGTTGTGCGATGCAGGTCATAGGAGGTATATTTTCGTAGTTCCTTTTCGTAGTCTCGTGTACGTAGTTCCTGCGGAGGAATTCTCAAAAAGTCTCCTGAGTTGGTGACTTGTGCCAAAATATTGGCCGTGGTAGTGGAATCGAAGGCAAAAGTTGATGACGTCATCTATATCAGGGTGCAAGACATCCAAGGTACAGTAGtaatcaaaaatagatattgggatgcactcctcaatcaattggcgtggtgctagtaaggtagggacgagaatcccacaatattgaaaatatacaaccccagcactcacagaggtacgcaaaagatccagatgcaaacaaatttaagttttattgcaacaaaagatggtaaagttgaggtggaaagcgacttggtaaagacgtttcggccgaacctcggcctttgtcacggtcgctaaaatgataaagaataaaatgcttttacaaagttggcaataaaatttacaaaaatacagtatgaacaaatgaaaataataatatgaaaataacatatatagatgagtactctgtttacatgaaattatatagcgctgtcacctcagatatacacagagaacaattattatacattataaggaaaaataaaaatattttaatactgaACTGTATAAAGAAAATTGCGTGATCAATTAGCGGAACACGTAACACAAGAATTAAGGAAATCATAATCATCTATGAAAGAATAAGTCATAATGATCTATAAAAACAAGACTAGGGGCTGAATAGTCAGAACAAAATTAAGTTAAATATGCTCAAGGAGGATCTAGCAGTATATAACTGTATGTGGCATAAACAATCTGGAAACCTCTGATGGTGATGCAATACCTAGGTTACATATATTGATTTAGTTTTGTTATTGTGGTGGGGAGAGGAAAGAGTCCTCActgtagaccataccataaagtaccggtaGAAAATAAAGGATAGTGTGGAAAGGAACAAACACTAGAGGATAAACTAAAGggagaaagtaagaggaaagacatgtgctgctgtacctgtaagacgatatcactggtatgggttgtccgccggat
Proteins encoded in this window:
- the LOC142650586 gene encoding uncharacterized protein LOC142650586; protein product: MTSSTFAFDSTTTANILAQVTNSGDFLRIPPQELRTRDYEKELRKYTSYDLHRTTLAEYHRLERIPRGLRSHLRPTLFSDDEEYCQQFQRILNKCSLDLILLTISHLQTRISESDIKIKALENQLSATLSPSEWENLKTRTDIAINDFSKTIQLRKRDKFQRDATDYDNNRVYRWNESSTYANSWRQPRQQTENFSSSGSDSSIGRRPPRFLGNRRGRNGPPGGRGGDGRGRDTNIQTRSQTR